Proteins from a genomic interval of Paenibacillus sp. RC334:
- a CDS encoding VOC family protein: MRSASPFVIVNDVQQTVDYYQSVLGGEIKVLNKQEGKLLHAELHLGSSHIHFSDSYGKPLKAQHVQIILDFDSEEELKQAYHALAEKGTVDVELQDTFFGALHGEVTDHLNHIGWVMNYFKNRRP, translated from the coding sequence ATGAGAAGTGCAAGCCCTTTTGTCATTGTGAACGATGTCCAGCAAACGGTGGATTATTATCAGTCTGTTTTGGGCGGAGAAATTAAAGTGCTGAACAAGCAGGAGGGCAAGCTTTTACACGCTGAGCTTCACCTGGGCAGCAGTCACATTCATTTTTCTGATTCCTACGGTAAACCGCTAAAAGCGCAGCATGTACAAATCATTCTCGACTTTGACAGCGAAGAGGAGCTTAAGCAGGCTTACCATGCACTGGCGGAAAAGGGTACCGTTGACGTAGAGCTTCAAGATACTTTTTTTGGTGCCCTGCATGGCGAAGTGACAGATCATCTCAATCACATTGGATGGGTTATGAACTATTTTAAAAACCGTCGTCCTTGA
- a CDS encoding HD domain-containing phosphohydrolase, with translation MPIYKRFIQHVILNYIIGSFIAVLLVGAIFIFSTLNVAHYEFLGLMKIITFSSIIMIACETLVFRMHLGPVRHFFLDKRTTFEDVEAMYIRIHRLPNLSVLRIMGPHLLGFSIPAAGMAIWMIDTGQLALPFYYVGIACIGACLVASMHAMIEFFLTMRAIRPLLIEIRDRTYQKYGINISLRGRVLLSLRHKFQLSATLIGAFPLFLFCLATQIRLEHLDEALSSSYWLWAGTILLFGVAFAYLGGWLLTREIEQPIHHLLEKMNEVKEGRLNDKASDLYSDEFAKLVEGFNIMVEGLKEREDKNSQLQESYFATLAAALDARDAYTAGHSLRVAEYSVIIGRRGGLNETELDLLRKTALLHDIGKIGVADAVLLKDGKLTDEEFDQIKMHPVMGESILRQVEPADAMAPYLPGVRSHHERYDGKGYPDQLCGEDIPLFGRIIAVADAYDAMTSDRPYRKGMQKEKAVMILEDGKGTQWDPYFAELFVDEWRRNKGIMS, from the coding sequence TTGCCGATCTATAAGCGTTTTATTCAGCATGTTATCCTGAACTATATTATAGGTTCGTTTATAGCTGTTCTGTTGGTGGGCGCGATTTTTATATTTTCCACGTTAAATGTAGCCCATTATGAATTTTTAGGTCTTATGAAGATCATTACTTTTTCCAGTATTATTATGATTGCTTGTGAAACGCTGGTATTTCGGATGCATCTGGGACCGGTTCGTCACTTTTTTCTGGATAAGCGGACGACGTTCGAGGATGTAGAAGCGATGTATATACGGATTCACCGTCTGCCTAATCTGTCTGTGTTACGTATTATGGGACCGCATTTGCTCGGTTTTTCCATCCCGGCAGCTGGTATGGCCATATGGATGATTGATACCGGACAGCTTGCCTTGCCCTTCTATTATGTAGGGATTGCCTGTATAGGGGCTTGTCTGGTTGCTTCGATGCACGCGATGATTGAATTTTTCTTGACGATGAGGGCGATCCGTCCGTTGCTGATAGAAATTAGAGACCGAACTTATCAGAAATATGGAATTAACATATCGCTTCGGGGACGGGTATTACTATCGCTCCGGCACAAATTTCAGCTGAGTGCAACGTTGATTGGTGCTTTTCCGCTGTTTTTATTTTGCCTGGCTACGCAGATTCGGCTGGAACATCTGGATGAGGCACTTTCCAGCTCCTATTGGTTATGGGCGGGCACGATTTTACTATTTGGTGTGGCCTTTGCTTATCTGGGAGGTTGGCTGTTAACCCGTGAGATTGAGCAGCCAATTCACCATTTGCTGGAAAAGATGAATGAAGTGAAGGAAGGCCGCCTGAACGATAAGGCTAGCGATTTGTACTCTGACGAATTTGCGAAGCTGGTTGAAGGCTTTAACATCATGGTCGAGGGATTGAAGGAACGGGAAGACAAAAACAGTCAGCTACAGGAAAGTTATTTCGCCACCTTGGCGGCAGCACTGGATGCGAGGGACGCTTATACCGCAGGACATTCTTTGCGTGTGGCTGAATACTCGGTGATTATTGGGCGAAGGGGCGGCTTGAACGAGACGGAGCTCGACCTTTTGCGCAAAACGGCATTACTGCATGATATCGGCAAAATCGGCGTAGCCGATGCCGTGCTGCTCAAGGATGGCAAGCTGACGGACGAGGAATTTGACCAGATTAAAATGCACCCGGTCATGGGAGAAAGCATTCTCCGCCAGGTGGAGCCGGCCGATGCCATGGCTCCTTATTTGCCCGGCGTGCGTTCGCACCATGAGCGTTATGATGGCAAAGGATATCCAGACCAGCTCTGCGGGGAGGATATCCCGCTATTTGGACGGATCATTGCGGTAGCGGATGCGTATGATGCGATGACGTCTGACCGCCCATACCGGAAGGGTATGCAGAAAGAAAAAGCGGTTATGATATTGGAAGACGGAAAAGGAACCCAGTGGGACCCTTACTTTGCCGAATTATTTGTCGATGAATGGCGCCGGAACAAAGGCATCATGAGTTGA
- a CDS encoding ATP-binding protein has product MQFSMMFLMNLGMLIAVAYVANVIYKYGLSRTSSRFKYISSVLLVVFGGWVSSCFGFNFSETVIFDLRFVPLIIAALVYPRSYTLIIIGVAIGLTRFTFGVNMAAWAGFLNMSILGVLCAGLNYWMRRSTCRLIIKASVTILAVNIVNTLNIAFLGVIPWHYYVAEVVPLTLPIGIVLSFLFALILRDFQMEQMRNYQIIQANQLLSEQRDELQKTKIILEERAKQLMVASQYKSDFMATMSHELRTPLNSIINLAQIINEQGKELDEDELYQYSELIYASGHDLLQLINDILDLSKVEAGRMEIVSEPVSVREIAQLMMMHFEVTAKDKNLEFSLKEHGDIPDEIRSDPKRVQQILRNLLSNAFKFTHEGRVLLEISTQHLERKGQEGDWVIFAVKDTGIGISKLQQHVIFEAFQQANGSINRKYGGTGLGLSISRDLSRLLGGFIRLESEEDKGSTFSLYLPMCPSESREAGEQPFKLA; this is encoded by the coding sequence ATGCAGTTTTCAATGATGTTTCTAATGAATCTGGGGATGCTGATTGCCGTTGCCTATGTGGCGAACGTGATTTATAAATATGGGTTGAGTCGTACCTCTTCGCGATTTAAATATATCAGCTCGGTACTGCTGGTGGTATTTGGCGGATGGGTTAGCTCTTGCTTCGGTTTTAACTTTAGCGAGACGGTTATTTTTGATCTGCGCTTTGTGCCGTTAATTATCGCGGCGTTGGTGTATCCCCGCTCCTATACGCTTATTATTATCGGGGTAGCGATCGGGCTTACGAGATTTACCTTCGGTGTGAATATGGCGGCGTGGGCCGGTTTTCTGAATATGAGCATTCTGGGCGTGCTGTGCGCCGGATTGAACTACTGGATGCGTCGTTCCACCTGCCGTCTGATTATTAAGGCATCGGTGACCATTTTAGCGGTTAATATCGTAAATACGTTGAATATTGCCTTTCTGGGCGTCATTCCATGGCACTATTATGTGGCGGAAGTTGTCCCTCTCACTTTGCCTATCGGCATTGTACTCAGCTTTTTATTTGCGCTGATTTTACGTGATTTTCAGATGGAGCAGATGCGTAATTATCAGATTATACAGGCGAATCAGCTATTATCAGAGCAGCGTGATGAGTTACAGAAGACGAAAATCATTTTGGAAGAACGGGCCAAGCAGTTAATGGTGGCTTCCCAATATAAATCCGATTTTATGGCAACGATGTCGCATGAACTGCGTACACCACTTAATAGCATTATTAATCTGGCACAGATCATCAACGAGCAGGGAAAAGAACTGGATGAGGACGAGCTTTACCAGTACAGCGAGCTGATCTATGCCTCGGGGCATGATTTGCTCCAGTTGATCAATGACATTCTGGATTTGTCTAAAGTCGAGGCTGGACGGATGGAAATCGTCAGTGAGCCAGTCAGCGTGCGCGAGATTGCGCAGTTGATGATGATGCATTTTGAAGTCACTGCCAAGGACAAGAATCTTGAATTCAGCTTGAAGGAGCATGGTGATATACCGGATGAAATTCGATCCGATCCCAAACGTGTACAGCAAATTTTGCGCAACCTGTTGTCTAATGCTTTTAAGTTCACTCATGAAGGACGTGTACTGCTGGAAATCAGCACTCAGCATCTGGAACGAAAAGGGCAGGAGGGAGATTGGGTTATATTTGCGGTAAAAGATACGGGTATCGGTATCTCCAAGCTTCAGCAGCATGTTATTTTTGAGGCATTCCAGCAGGCTAACGGTTCCATTAACCGAAAATATGGAGGAACCGGACTGGGACTGTCGATTAGCCGTGATTTATCCCGCTTGTTGGGCGGTTTTATCCGTTTGGAGAGTGAGGAGGACAAGGGAAGCACATTTTCCCTGTACCTGCCCATGTGTCCGTCTGAAAGCAGGGAGGCGGGCGAACAGCCGTTTAAACTAGCCTAA
- a CDS encoding NAD(P)H-binding protein: MERKAVVVGATGLVGGYVVRELLVQKEYSRVMVVGRRPLEIKHPKLEQALIDWEQPQEAASAFEGVADVFCCLGTTMKKAGSKEQFRQVDLDYPVLTARLGKEAGAVQMLAISSMGADPDSHVFYNRTKGEAEEALAAIGLPALHLFRPSLILGTRPERRFGEAAAAVVMKALDGVMTGKLASYRAIPASVIARAMVRIALAHASGVHIYPNDIIRVIGAELAPGEDEPGTVTGADKNV, translated from the coding sequence GTGGAACGTAAAGCGGTCGTTGTGGGTGCAACGGGGCTTGTCGGGGGTTATGTTGTACGGGAGCTGTTGGTGCAAAAGGAATACAGCCGCGTCATGGTTGTGGGCAGACGTCCGCTGGAAATCAAGCATCCCAAGCTGGAGCAGGCACTCATCGACTGGGAGCAGCCGCAGGAAGCGGCATCCGCCTTCGAGGGGGTTGCTGATGTTTTTTGTTGCCTCGGGACGACGATGAAAAAGGCTGGCTCCAAGGAGCAGTTTCGTCAGGTGGATCTGGACTATCCGGTTCTGACCGCACGTTTGGGCAAAGAGGCCGGTGCAGTGCAGATGCTTGCCATCTCCTCGATGGGAGCGGACCCGGATTCGCACGTGTTTTACAACCGTACAAAGGGAGAGGCTGAGGAGGCGCTTGCCGCTATTGGATTGCCTGCGTTGCATTTGTTTCGTCCGTCGCTGATTTTGGGCACGAGGCCGGAACGTCGTTTTGGCGAGGCCGCTGCTGCTGTCGTCATGAAGGCACTGGATGGCGTGATGACGGGTAAACTGGCTTCCTACCGTGCCATCCCGGCTTCGGTGATCGCGCGGGCTATGGTACGAATCGCTCTCGCGCATGCGAGCGGCGTACATATTTATCCGAATGATATCATTCGGGTCATCGGAGCCGAGCTGGCACCCGGTGAGGATGAACCCGGCACAGTAACGGGTGCCGATAAAAATGTGTAA
- a CDS encoding RidA family protein, which translates to MKKTIATEKAPGAIGPYSQAVEAGGFIYTSGQLGLNPATGEFGKDVQEQARLSLSNVQAILEAAGSSLNQVVKATVFLKDMNDFVSVNEVYSSFFEQPYPARSAVEVARLPKDALVEIEVIALKGE; encoded by the coding sequence ATGAAAAAAACAATTGCCACTGAAAAAGCTCCCGGCGCTATCGGACCCTATAGCCAAGCTGTAGAGGCGGGTGGTTTTATCTACACCTCAGGACAGCTTGGACTGAATCCGGCAACAGGTGAGTTCGGTAAAGATGTACAAGAGCAGGCTCGTCTGTCCTTGAGCAACGTACAAGCTATTCTGGAAGCGGCTGGAAGCAGCCTGAACCAAGTCGTGAAAGCGACCGTATTCCTGAAAGATATGAACGACTTTGTCAGCGTAAATGAAGTATACAGCTCTTTCTTCGAACAGCCGTATCCGGCTCGTAGTGCAGTGGAGGTAGCACGTCTGCCGAAGGATGCACTGGTGGAGATTGAAGTTATCGCCTTGAAAGGCGAATAG
- a CDS encoding tryptophan-rich sensory protein, which produces MSRSHLLKWWNIIAFIAVIVVNILASTLPIGGRSTAAVSNMYPTLLTPAGYAFSIWSVIYLLLACFVVYQATSAGQTKTSVQSIGVFFILSCIFNMIWIFLWQYVYVELCVIVIILYLLSLAVVYVRTRTPQPTLGEMWFVKLPFSLNLGWISVATIINITVALKKNEWSGWGLSDTTWAIIILVIGTVLAIMVSFPYRDSVYPLVFVWAYVAIAIEHPNNENVRLAAFILAAIILVYSLWLFFARNRDRD; this is translated from the coding sequence ATGTCACGAAGCCATTTATTGAAATGGTGGAATATCATTGCATTTATTGCTGTCATCGTTGTTAACATTCTGGCTTCCACACTTCCCATCGGCGGAAGAAGCACCGCTGCCGTATCCAACATGTACCCTACCCTGCTGACACCTGCGGGTTATGCCTTTTCCATCTGGTCGGTTATTTACTTGCTGCTTGCCTGCTTTGTTGTGTATCAGGCTACATCGGCAGGACAAACCAAGACGAGCGTTCAGTCTATCGGGGTTTTCTTTATTTTAAGCTGTATCTTCAACATGATCTGGATTTTTTTGTGGCAGTATGTATATGTAGAGTTGTGTGTGATTGTCATTATACTGTACTTGCTCTCTCTGGCTGTCGTATATGTGCGCACTCGTACGCCGCAACCAACCCTCGGGGAAATGTGGTTCGTCAAGCTGCCGTTCAGTCTGAATCTTGGCTGGATATCCGTCGCTACCATCATCAACATCACGGTGGCACTGAAAAAGAACGAGTGGAGCGGCTGGGGGCTCAGCGATACTACTTGGGCGATCATCATCCTGGTCATTGGCACCGTGCTTGCTATCATGGTCAGCTTCCCATATCGTGACAGCGTTTATCCACTTGTGTTCGTGTGGGCTTATGTCGCCATCGCCATCGAGCATCCGAACAATGAAAACGTGCGGTTGGCTGCATTCATTCTGGCCGCAATCATCCTGGTGTACTCGCTTTGGCTGTTCTTTGCCCGTAACCGGGACCGGGACTAA
- a CDS encoding bile acid:sodium symporter family protein gives MNGLEKAGKFIGGTFSIWVLLFACLGFFFPAAFTGLKGYIQLFLGIVMFGMGMTLSSADFREVFRRPVDVAIGVVGHYLIMPFLAFALALVLQLPPDIAVGVILVGCCPSGTASNVMTLLSKGDVALGVSIASVSTLIAPLATPAMISLLAGRWMNIDAKSLIMDILVVVIVPIVLGVIVKSLFRKQAEASVKALPLVSTLAIVLIVAIVVAGSKGKILETGPIIFAVVILHNGIGFLLGYWFAKLFGMNLSKRKAVTLETGMQNSGLGAALAAAHFNPVAAVPSAIFSVWHNISGSLLATWFSRREEKDSTARNN, from the coding sequence ATGAATGGTTTGGAAAAAGCGGGGAAGTTCATAGGAGGAACCTTTTCGATCTGGGTACTTTTATTTGCATGTCTGGGATTTTTCTTTCCTGCGGCGTTTACAGGGCTGAAGGGATACATACAGCTATTCCTTGGCATCGTGATGTTCGGTATGGGGATGACGCTGTCCTCGGCTGATTTTCGTGAAGTATTCCGGCGGCCGGTTGATGTGGCTATTGGTGTAGTCGGACATTATCTGATCATGCCGTTTTTGGCGTTTGCATTGGCATTGGTATTGCAGCTACCGCCAGATATTGCTGTTGGTGTTATTTTGGTAGGCTGTTGCCCGAGCGGCACCGCGTCCAACGTAATGACCCTTTTATCAAAAGGCGACGTGGCGCTGGGAGTATCCATTGCTTCGGTGTCGACGCTGATCGCGCCACTGGCAACCCCGGCCATGATCAGCCTGCTTGCTGGAAGGTGGATGAATATTGATGCAAAGTCGCTAATTATGGATATTCTCGTCGTGGTGATTGTACCGATTGTGCTGGGGGTTATCGTCAAATCGTTGTTCCGCAAACAGGCCGAAGCAAGTGTCAAGGCACTCCCGCTCGTATCGACGCTGGCTATTGTGCTGATCGTGGCGATTGTGGTCGCAGGCAGCAAAGGCAAGATTTTGGAAACCGGCCCGATTATTTTTGCTGTGGTGATTTTGCATAACGGCATCGGGTTCCTGCTCGGGTATTGGTTTGCCAAGCTGTTCGGAATGAATCTGTCCAAACGCAAAGCCGTTACACTGGAAACAGGGATGCAAAATTCCGGGCTGGGCGCTGCGCTGGCAGCGGCTCATTTTAATCCGGTTGCTGCTGTGCCGAGTGCCATTTTCAGCGTGTGGCACAATATTTCCGGCTCGCTGCTTGCGACCTGGTTTTCCCGTCGGGAAGAAAAGGACAGCACAGCCAGGAACAATTGA
- a CDS encoding NADH-dependent flavin oxidoreductase, producing the protein MNPKYKPLFDTFTLPSGVTLKNRITMAPMTNFASHENGEVSDQELAYYRERSGGVGAVITACVYVTPDGKGFVNEFGADKDEMIPSLRRLADTIHQEGAKAILQIYHGGRSCPPDQIPDGQSISASAVAEEKEGAPVPREMTTDDIHRVIRAYGEATRRAIEAGYDGVELHGANGYLVQQFFSPHSNLRTDEWGGSLEKRMTFPLAVVHEVKKVIAAHAKQPFIFGYRLSPEEGHTPGITVDDTLVLVDRLADEGLDYLHISVNHFFGGSFRDRSDERSRTVLIHEKVGNRVPIMGVGSLNTPDDALAALETGVPLVSLGRPLLMEPQWVQKVQHGTEDTIRKTLSKQAQQELVIPDYLWGALTTMPGWMPVTD; encoded by the coding sequence ATGAACCCGAAATATAAACCTTTATTTGATACTTTTACCCTGCCATCTGGCGTTACGTTGAAAAATCGTATTACGATGGCACCGATGACCAACTTTGCGTCTCATGAAAATGGTGAGGTCAGTGACCAGGAGTTGGCTTACTACCGTGAACGTTCCGGCGGTGTAGGTGCGGTCATTACCGCTTGCGTGTACGTGACTCCAGATGGTAAAGGCTTTGTAAATGAGTTTGGCGCGGACAAGGATGAAATGATTCCGAGCCTGCGTCGTCTGGCCGACACGATTCATCAGGAGGGCGCAAAAGCGATTCTGCAAATTTATCATGGCGGTCGTTCGTGCCCACCGGATCAAATACCGGACGGACAGTCGATCAGCGCAAGCGCGGTTGCTGAGGAAAAAGAAGGCGCACCTGTTCCGCGTGAAATGACCACTGATGATATTCACCGTGTCATCCGTGCCTATGGCGAAGCGACTCGCCGCGCGATTGAAGCGGGCTATGACGGTGTCGAGCTTCACGGCGCGAACGGTTATCTGGTGCAGCAGTTCTTCTCCCCACATTCCAACCTTCGTACCGACGAATGGGGAGGAAGCCTTGAAAAACGTATGACCTTCCCGCTGGCGGTTGTCCACGAAGTGAAGAAAGTGATCGCAGCGCATGCGAAGCAGCCGTTCATCTTCGGGTATCGTTTGTCTCCTGAGGAAGGACATACACCAGGCATTACGGTGGACGATACGCTGGTACTCGTAGACCGTCTGGCGGATGAAGGGCTGGATTACCTGCACATTTCCGTTAACCATTTCTTCGGCGGTTCGTTCCGTGATCGTAGCGACGAACGTTCACGTACCGTTCTCATCCATGAGAAGGTTGGAAACCGCGTGCCGATTATGGGAGTTGGGTCGCTGAATACACCGGACGATGCACTTGCAGCGCTGGAGACAGGTGTACCGCTGGTTTCACTGGGACGTCCGCTTCTGATGGAGCCGCAATGGGTTCAGAAGGTTCAGCACGGCACTGAAGATACGATCCGTAAGACATTGTCCAAGCAAGCTCAACAGGAACTGGTCATTCCGGACTACCTGTGGGGTGCGCTGACGACGATGCCTGGCTGGATGCCTGTTACGGATTAA
- a CDS encoding GNAT family N-acetyltransferase, with product MLHEANGSFSIESTHPGLRIRLLQVSDAERLLEIRRENFDFFKPFEPERPEIYFTLEEQARLISIGLEAAQAGQGYTFGLFLPENDKLIGRMELSGVARGPFQNANLGYFVDPPHHGQGYATSAVKDVVRYAINELGLHRIQAGVMPRNTPSNRVMEKAGFRREGLALNYLKINGVWEDHVLYALTAENLQNGAF from the coding sequence ATGTTACATGAAGCTAATGGTTCTTTTTCGATAGAGTCCACCCATCCCGGGTTACGGATTCGACTTTTACAAGTAAGTGATGCAGAACGATTATTGGAGATTAGACGCGAAAATTTTGATTTTTTTAAGCCATTTGAGCCGGAACGGCCTGAAATTTACTTTACGCTGGAAGAACAGGCCCGCCTGATTTCCATCGGCCTTGAAGCTGCGCAAGCCGGGCAGGGATATACGTTTGGACTTTTTTTGCCGGAAAATGACAAGCTGATCGGCAGAATGGAGCTATCAGGCGTGGCCAGAGGCCCTTTTCAAAATGCGAATCTGGGGTACTTCGTAGATCCTCCACATCACGGACAAGGCTACGCCACCTCAGCAGTAAAGGATGTTGTACGTTACGCCATAAATGAATTGGGATTGCACCGTATACAGGCCGGGGTTATGCCGAGAAATACGCCATCCAATCGAGTAATGGAAAAGGCCGGATTTCGCCGGGAAGGGCTGGCTCTAAACTATTTGAAGATTAATGGTGTCTGGGAAGATCATGTGCTGTATGCGTTAACGGCTGAGAATCTACAGAATGGCGCCTTCTGA
- a CDS encoding response regulator, giving the protein MKVLIVDDEKHVRHAIRMLVHWEACGVTEVIEAESGDQAIEVITALSPPVVLTDMRMPGKDGVALMEWIQVNSPATRVVVVSGYDDFELVRQVIRRGGMDYILKPVDPVEINEALTKATQAWQTAEQDRNRHTMQAIEVNRMRPHYADKLLTELVSGTANTHLSITPLREELHLPAAIHMCNAAVMSTTQLNADMLDKYKTRHTLLGFSLINICNEFLGNSQTGIAFRHLERMDEIILLYWGEPSRWPLLLQDIHTGIRTTLRCYMHIGIGSFGAFPVAAATAYQEARQALWKRDVLQAADWLHNSFLARQAVRLPQLPEMEEELRLSALSCNASRIAAAAGRWISAVAELPLVTAEQLVGWNQELDWMLARWLNDRPGDAAGEELADEHGSIPALPIDKRGLLSLPLWQKLVENRLLAAGQALTPSHSPSNPVIRDIARYLDAHYDEDISLQDMASRFYLSREYISRKFKQEYGVNLSEYLCRIRMDKAKLLLLNDKLRLHHIAGMVGYQDEKYFGKVFKKLEGVTPGEFRRRHSVDSQPLTHTAHDLPRHH; this is encoded by the coding sequence ATGAAAGTCCTGATTGTGGATGATGAAAAGCATGTGCGCCATGCCATTCGAATGCTTGTACATTGGGAAGCTTGTGGCGTGACTGAGGTCATTGAAGCCGAGTCGGGCGATCAGGCGATTGAGGTCATCACCGCCCTTTCGCCACCCGTTGTACTCACGGATATGCGGATGCCTGGCAAGGACGGGGTGGCCCTAATGGAGTGGATTCAGGTGAATTCCCCCGCGACCAGAGTCGTGGTGGTCAGCGGCTATGACGATTTTGAGCTGGTCCGGCAGGTCATCCGGCGGGGAGGCATGGACTATATTCTCAAGCCTGTGGACCCGGTGGAGATTAACGAGGCTTTAACGAAAGCCACTCAAGCCTGGCAGACAGCGGAGCAAGACCGGAACAGGCACACGATGCAGGCGATTGAGGTGAACCGGATGAGGCCGCACTATGCCGACAAGCTCCTGACCGAGCTGGTATCCGGTACGGCGAATACCCATCTTTCCATCACGCCCTTACGTGAGGAACTGCATCTTCCTGCGGCTATTCATATGTGCAATGCAGCGGTGATGAGCACCACTCAACTGAATGCCGATATGCTGGACAAATACAAGACGCGGCACACGCTTTTGGGCTTTTCCCTGATTAACATCTGCAACGAGTTTCTCGGGAATTCCCAAACCGGAATTGCGTTCCGCCATCTGGAGCGTATGGACGAAATTATTCTGCTGTATTGGGGCGAACCGTCCCGCTGGCCGCTGCTCTTACAGGATATCCACACAGGGATAAGAACGACGTTGCGGTGCTATATGCACATCGGAATCGGCTCTTTCGGTGCCTTTCCCGTGGCGGCGGCCACAGCCTACCAGGAAGCACGGCAAGCACTGTGGAAACGAGATGTGCTGCAAGCAGCAGACTGGCTGCACAACAGCTTTCTAGCACGACAAGCGGTGCGTCTTCCCCAGCTTCCCGAGATGGAGGAGGAGCTTCGGCTTAGTGCACTCAGTTGCAACGCCAGTCGTATAGCTGCGGCGGCTGGCCGCTGGATATCAGCCGTAGCCGAGCTGCCTTTGGTTACGGCTGAGCAACTGGTCGGCTGGAATCAGGAGCTGGACTGGATGCTGGCCCGCTGGCTGAACGACAGACCCGGCGATGCGGCAGGGGAGGAACTGGCAGACGAGCACGGCTCCATCCCTGCCCTGCCGATCGACAAGCGGGGCTTGCTATCCCTGCCCCTATGGCAGAAGCTGGTCGAGAACCGGCTGCTGGCAGCTGGGCAGGCCCTTACACCAAGCCATAGCCCCAGCAATCCTGTTATCCGTGATATTGCCCGCTATCTGGATGCTCACTACGACGAGGACATTTCCCTACAGGATATGGCGAGCCGTTTTTACCTCAGTCGGGAATATATCTCTCGTAAATTCAAGCAGGAATACGGCGTTAATCTGTCCGAGTATCTATGCCGGATCAGGATGGACAAAGCGAAGCTGCTGCTGTTAAACGACAAGCTACGCCTTCATCATATTGCCGGTATGGTCGGTTATCAGGACGAAAAATATTTTGGCAAGGTATTCAAAAAACTGGAGGGCGTCACGCCCGGCGAGTTCAGAAGGCGCCATTCTGTAGATTCTCAGCCGTTAACGCATACAGCACATGATCTTCCCAGACACCATTAA